From Andrena cerasifolii isolate SP2316 chromosome 12, iyAndCera1_principal, whole genome shotgun sequence, a single genomic window includes:
- the LOC143375043 gene encoding pancreatic triacylglycerol lipase-like, with protein MKTQILISLLLVCSVTGAIEDKENTAGSAAIEPKSFKLMHMFDDNGNAVAVDLSDDHPESLSETMQQLHDRVHFYLYTKKTDVSKPQALLVNDVAALKASDFDPKRSTKIVLHGWINSFRSRACTSVRNAYLKHGDYNVIVVDWSAISHGPYVWASNRVLMIGEYISKMIDFLETHGMSLSQLTIVGHSLGAHIAGLSAHYARGEVNYVVALDPALPHFLTAIPGKRVSHDDAKYVQVIHTNGGHLGYLGPLGHADFYPNGGMKQPGCLIDIGGSCSHARSFEYFAESLNSDTGFLAARCDNYVEFVMGMCQSETAFMGESEPKINVKGKYYLNTHMLPPYARGGL; from the exons ATGAAGACTCAAATCCTGATTAGCTTGCTGCTCGTCTGCAGTGTGACTG GGGCAATCGAAGACAAGGAAAACACTGCCGGTTCTGCAGCAATCGAGCCGAAAAGTTTCAAGCTAATGCACATGTTTGACGACAACGGTAACGCGGTGGCAGTGGACCTGAGCGATGACCACCCTGAATCACTTTCAGAAACTATGCAGCAGTTACACGATCGGGTCCATTTCTATTTGTACACAAAGAAAACCGACGTGAGCAAGCCTCAAGCGTTGCTGGTGAACGACGTCGCTGCTTTGAAAGCTAGCGATTTCGATCCTAAGAGGTCAACGAAAATCGTTTTACACGGATGGATAAATTCCTTCAGGAGCAGAGCTTGCACATCTGTCCGCAATG CCTACCTCAAGCACGGAGATTACAATGTGATCGTAGTCGACTGGAGCGCAATATCGCACGGACCGTACGTCTGGGCCAGCAACCGTGTCCTTATGATCGGCGAATACATTTCGAAGATGATCGACTTCCTTGAAACTCACGGAATGAGCCTGTCCCAGCTCACCATAGTTGGCCACTCCCTTGGTGCTCACATTGCTGGACTCTCGGCCCACTATGCGCGGGGCGAAGTGAACTACGTCGTCG CTCTGGATCCAGCTCTCCCCCACTTCCTCACCGCTATCCCAGGCAAGAGGGTGTCTCACGACGACGCTAAATACGTGCAGGTCATCCACACGAACGGTGGTCACCTTGGATACCTCGGTCCCCTCGGCCACGCTGATTTTTATCCCAACGGTGGAATGAAGCAACCCGGTTGCCTAATCGACATAGGCGGCTCGTGCTCGCATGCCCGTTCCTTTGAGTACTTTGCGGAATCCCTCAACAGTGACACTGGCTTCTTGGCAGCGCGTTGCGACAACTACGTTGAATTCGTCATGGGCATGTGCCAATCAGAGACTGCTTTTATGGGAGAATCCGAGCCGAAGATCAACGTCAAGGGCAAATACTACTTGAACACGCACATGCTGCCCCCGTATGCGCGGGGTGGATTGTAA